One genomic segment of Pseudomonas chlororaphis subsp. aurantiaca includes these proteins:
- a CDS encoding AMP-binding protein, with translation MSPERERFKQVLGDHAEHRPNAIALWGDHLKLDYATLYAQVMQRQQRLRDEGAKVVALALDNGVEAMLWDLAVLFEGLTCVLLPPFFSPAQRAHCLEQSQAGWVIAEPELDAELKAAGYTQTATFWRRAFSGPGRMLQGTAKLTFTSGTTGTPKGVCLSAESLLRVARELDRASKPADPQHHLALLPLAILLENLGCYAALYAGVTLSLPSQKTLGIQGASGVDVPRLLGCLASRAPQSLILVPQLLQVLVSAAEHKAFNPGTLRFAAVGGARVSAALLQRAQRVGLPVYEGYGLSECASVVCLNRPEANHPGSVGQPLPHVQVRLAEDGEVLIKGSTLLGYLGEPPHTDQWWPSGDLGEFDPDGFLYLKGRKKHQFVTSFGRNVNPEWVEAELTQRRHIAQAFVYGEAMPRNRALLWPHRPDCTDDELAAAVTEANEALPDYAQVHHWARLDQPFTFANGLLTANGRPRRDAIVERYRAQLTESLPCEESAS, from the coding sequence ATGTCGCCTGAAAGGGAGCGCTTCAAGCAGGTTCTAGGTGACCATGCCGAGCACAGGCCCAATGCCATTGCCTTGTGGGGCGATCACCTGAAGCTGGACTACGCCACGCTGTACGCGCAAGTGATGCAGCGCCAACAGCGTTTGCGCGACGAAGGCGCCAAGGTGGTTGCCCTCGCCCTGGACAATGGCGTCGAAGCCATGCTCTGGGACCTGGCCGTGCTGTTCGAAGGCTTGACGTGCGTGCTATTGCCGCCGTTCTTCAGCCCGGCCCAGCGCGCCCATTGCCTGGAACAGAGCCAGGCAGGCTGGGTGATTGCCGAGCCGGAGCTGGACGCCGAGCTGAAAGCGGCCGGATACACGCAAACCGCAACCTTCTGGCGGCGCGCCTTCAGTGGCCCGGGCCGGATGCTGCAAGGCACCGCCAAACTGACCTTCACCTCGGGCACCACTGGCACTCCCAAAGGCGTGTGCCTGAGCGCCGAGAGCCTTCTGCGGGTCGCTCGCGAACTGGACCGGGCCAGCAAACCGGCGGATCCGCAGCACCACCTTGCGCTTCTGCCGCTGGCGATCCTGTTGGAAAACCTTGGCTGCTATGCCGCCTTGTATGCCGGCGTGACCCTGAGCCTGCCCAGCCAGAAAACCCTGGGCATCCAGGGTGCCAGTGGCGTTGATGTACCGCGCCTGCTCGGTTGCCTGGCCAGCCGTGCGCCCCAGAGCCTGATCCTGGTGCCGCAGCTGTTGCAGGTGCTGGTCAGCGCCGCCGAACACAAAGCCTTCAACCCCGGCACGCTGCGTTTTGCCGCGGTGGGCGGGGCACGGGTTTCTGCGGCGCTGCTGCAGCGTGCGCAGCGCGTCGGCCTGCCGGTGTATGAAGGTTACGGCCTGTCCGAATGCGCATCGGTGGTCTGCCTCAACCGACCGGAGGCGAACCATCCCGGCAGTGTCGGCCAGCCGCTGCCCCATGTGCAGGTCCGCCTGGCCGAAGACGGCGAAGTGCTGATCAAGGGTTCGACCTTGCTCGGCTACCTGGGCGAACCGCCGCACACCGATCAATGGTGGCCCAGCGGCGATCTCGGCGAGTTCGACCCCGATGGCTTTCTTTACCTCAAGGGGCGCAAGAAGCATCAGTTCGTCACCAGTTTCGGCCGCAACGTGAACCCGGAATGGGTCGAGGCCGAATTGACCCAGCGCCGCCATATCGCCCAGGCCTTCGTCTACGGCGAAGCCATGCCGCGCAACCGCGCGCTGCTCTGGCCCCATCGCCCGGACTGCACCGACGATGAACTGGCCGCCGCCGTGACCGAGGCCAACGAGGCCTTGCCCGATTACGCCCAGGTCCACCACTGGGCCCGCCTGGATCAGCCCTTCACCTTTGCCAATGGCCTGCTGACCGCCAATGGCCGGCCGCGTCGCGACGCCATCGTCGAGCGTTACCGGGCGCAACTGACCGAATCCCTACCTTGCGAGGAATCCGCATCATGA
- a CDS encoding thermostable hemolysin, translating into MPDHDWHIPLPLHFGQAEAPPMCLARALPDEPQRPLFEAFIQRRFRKAHGADIRHFMPQLFGMRNIASGELCAVAGVRLASHEQLFLERYLDDPIEPLISAAADRAVDRAGIVEVGNLAASDTGSARLSIIAMTYLLAMGDLEWVAFTGNIGLVNSFHRLGLKPVTLCAADPQRLGDERHSWGSYYESKPWVHVGNIRAGFIHLRNIGMFDRLGLPSSFAEASHVA; encoded by the coding sequence ATGCCTGATCATGACTGGCACATCCCTCTGCCTTTGCACTTCGGCCAAGCCGAAGCGCCGCCGATGTGCCTTGCCAGGGCCTTGCCGGACGAGCCTCAGCGTCCGCTCTTCGAAGCCTTTATCCAGCGCCGTTTCCGCAAGGCCCACGGTGCCGACATCCGTCATTTCATGCCGCAGCTGTTTGGCATGCGCAACATTGCATCGGGTGAACTCTGTGCGGTGGCCGGCGTGCGCCTGGCAAGCCACGAGCAACTGTTCCTGGAGCGCTATCTGGACGATCCGATCGAGCCGCTGATCAGCGCAGCAGCCGATCGCGCCGTGGACCGGGCGGGCATCGTCGAGGTCGGCAACCTGGCCGCCAGCGATACGGGCAGTGCACGGCTGAGCATCATCGCCATGACCTACCTGCTGGCCATGGGGGACCTGGAATGGGTGGCGTTCACCGGCAACATCGGGCTGGTGAACAGCTTTCATCGCCTGGGCCTGAAACCCGTGACCCTCTGTGCCGCCGACCCACAGCGGCTGGGCGATGAGCGACACAGCTGGGGCAGCTATTACGAGAGCAAGCCTTGGGTGCACGTTGGCAACATTCGCGCCGGTTTCATTCATCTACGCAACATCGGGATGTTCGATCGCCTCGGGTTGCCGTCGTCTTTTGCAGAGGCCAGCCATGTCGCCTGA
- the arcD gene encoding arginine-ornithine antiporter, which produces MATHLHGTQPIGPHPLAGSVRKVEPKRFSLSLLIALVVGSMIGSGIFSLPQNMAANAGAGAILIGWSITGVGMLSLALVYQTLSNRQPTLDNGVFAYAHALGGEFLGFNSAWGYWISAWIGNVSYLVILFAALSYFFPLFGEGNNKAAIAGASVVLWVLHWMILRGMRTAARANAFTTLAKIVPLLLFIGLVIAAFRSETFRTDFWGTPALGSTLEQVKSTMLVTVWVFIGIEGANVFSARAAERANVGRATVIGFVITLLLLIAVSLLSLGILKQPELAALKNPSMAGVLEAAAGPWGAILISIGLIISVGGALLAWTLLAAESVFTPAKERVMPGMLAAENPQGAPVNALWTTNGCIQLFLLLTLYSSASYLALISLATSMILLPYLFSGLYALKLTWQGQTYAGHRALQLRDMAIASVATLYCLWLLYAAGPKYMLLSALLYAPGSLIYLASMKSRQGQALNGPETALLIIIWTAAAFAGRMLWTGTLAL; this is translated from the coding sequence ATGGCTACGCACCTGCACGGCACGCAACCTATTGGCCCTCACCCGCTTGCTGGCAGTGTGCGGAAAGTGGAGCCCAAGCGTTTTTCCCTGAGCCTGCTGATTGCCCTGGTGGTCGGCTCGATGATTGGCAGCGGCATTTTCAGCCTGCCACAGAACATGGCGGCCAATGCGGGGGCCGGGGCGATCCTGATTGGCTGGTCGATTACGGGCGTCGGCATGCTGTCGTTGGCCTTGGTCTATCAGACCTTGTCCAACCGCCAACCGACACTGGATAACGGTGTGTTCGCCTATGCCCACGCCTTAGGGGGTGAGTTCCTCGGTTTCAACTCGGCCTGGGGCTATTGGATCAGCGCCTGGATCGGCAACGTCAGCTACCTGGTGATTCTTTTCGCTGCGTTGAGTTACTTCTTTCCGCTGTTCGGCGAAGGCAACAACAAAGCGGCGATTGCCGGTGCATCGGTGGTGCTTTGGGTGTTGCACTGGATGATCCTCAGGGGAATGCGCACCGCGGCACGGGCCAACGCATTCACGACATTGGCCAAGATCGTGCCTTTGCTGTTGTTTATCGGACTGGTGATTGCAGCTTTCCGGAGTGAAACCTTCAGGACGGACTTCTGGGGGACTCCCGCGCTGGGTAGTACCCTGGAGCAGGTCAAAAGCACCATGCTGGTGACCGTCTGGGTCTTTATCGGGATCGAAGGCGCCAATGTATTCTCCGCCCGTGCCGCGGAACGGGCCAATGTCGGCCGCGCCACCGTCATCGGTTTTGTCATCACCCTGCTGTTGCTTATTGCGGTGTCCCTGCTGTCGCTGGGCATCCTCAAGCAGCCCGAACTGGCAGCTCTGAAAAACCCCTCGATGGCGGGCGTGCTCGAGGCGGCAGCCGGGCCATGGGGAGCGATCCTGATCAGTATCGGCTTGATCATTTCGGTCGGAGGCGCCCTTCTCGCCTGGACGCTGCTGGCTGCTGAGTCGGTATTCACCCCGGCCAAGGAAAGGGTCATGCCCGGGATGCTCGCCGCGGAGAATCCCCAAGGCGCCCCGGTCAATGCACTGTGGACCACCAATGGCTGCATTCAGCTGTTTTTGCTGCTGACGCTGTATTCGAGCGCCAGTTACCTTGCCCTGATCTCCCTGGCCACTTCGATGATTCTGCTGCCGTATCTGTTCAGTGGCTTGTATGCGCTGAAGCTGACCTGGCAGGGCCAGACCTACGCCGGGCACAGGGCGCTCCAGCTGCGCGACATGGCCATCGCTTCGGTCGCCACGCTGTATTGCCTGTGGCTGTTGTATGCCGCCGGCCCTAAATACATGTTGCTCAGCGCGTTGCTCTACGCCCCAGGATCATTGATTTACCTGGCGAGCATGAAGTCTCGCCAGGGGCAAGCGCTCAATGGCCCCGAAACCGCATTGTTGATCATCATCTGGACGGCGGCAGCCTTCGCCGGCCGGATGTTGTGGACCGGGACCCTGGCTTTGTAA
- a CDS encoding Hsp20/alpha crystallin family protein: protein MSNSMKKVPVTTEDKARQPSLTTDLWRPLEKLRQQVDHLFEDFNRGSGLSPFSRGLFDVEPLWRRELIGHGLPAVDITEKDKSFEISAELPGMDQKNIELKLSNGCLIIKGEKKEDKEEKRKGYHLSERHYGSFERVFNLPKGVDADKIEASFSKGVLSISLPKKPEAMKAEKVVPIKAD, encoded by the coding sequence ATGAGCAATTCCATGAAGAAAGTGCCAGTAACGACTGAAGACAAAGCCCGTCAGCCATCGCTGACGACAGACCTCTGGCGGCCCCTGGAAAAACTGCGGCAACAGGTCGATCACCTGTTCGAAGATTTCAATCGCGGCTCCGGTCTGTCGCCCTTCAGCCGCGGATTGTTCGATGTCGAGCCGCTCTGGCGGCGCGAACTGATCGGCCATGGCCTGCCCGCCGTGGACATTACCGAGAAAGACAAGAGCTTCGAGATCTCCGCCGAACTGCCGGGCATGGATCAGAAGAACATCGAGCTCAAGCTGTCCAACGGCTGCCTGATCATCAAGGGAGAAAAGAAAGAGGACAAGGAAGAGAAAAGAAAAGGCTATCACCTCAGCGAGCGTCACTATGGCTCCTTCGAGCGGGTGTTCAACCTGCCCAAAGGTGTCGACGCCGATAAGATCGAAGCCAGTTTCAGCAAAGGCGTGCTGAGCATCTCGCTGCCGAAAAAGCCCGAAGCCATGAAGGCCGAGAAAGTCGTGCCGATCAAAGCCGATTGA
- the polX gene encoding DNA polymerase/3'-5' exonuclease PolX: MKLPAVPPQTPLPALPRSSAQGSQIIDNDYIAAVFDDIADLLEIEDANIFRIRAYRNAARTLRALTFDLAKSIARGESQPKLSGIGVDLAGKINEIVGTGDCSLHQRLRSTLPPGLVDLLSIAGLGPKRVKHLYHDLGVENVAQLCEAARQGRIRHVPGFGEKMEARLLLAAQKGIGKDRRSPIAFVAPVAQRLTEYLQQIPGVEKATVAGSLRRMRDTVGDIDILVAAQPSVEVVAGFISHPEISTVLVQGHARASVTLGSGTQVDLRVVEPAVYGAALVYFTGSKAHNIALRQKARRQGFKLSEYGVFKARKCVASATEAAVYHALGLPWITPELREDRGEIAAAQANRLPRLIEPGDLKGDLHAHTLASDGGNSLEQMALAARAAGLEYLAITEHSRSLRVAHGLDADRLLKQIEQIDALNANLQGITLLKGIEVDILEEGSLDLPDDILGRLDLVVGAVHSHFGLTRRQQTQRLLRAMDHRYFTILAHPLCRLINERAPLDVDLPAIIKAASQRGCCLELNAQPQRMDLFDLQCQYAKEEGVLISINSDAHRTADFTHLRYGVAQARRAWLKKNDVLNTRSLIELKRILQLIPATAD; encoded by the coding sequence ATGAAGCTCCCTGCCGTGCCTCCTCAAACGCCATTGCCAGCGTTGCCACGTTCCTCGGCCCAGGGCAGCCAGATTATCGATAATGATTACATCGCCGCGGTTTTTGACGATATTGCCGACTTGCTGGAAATCGAGGACGCCAATATCTTCCGGATCCGTGCCTACCGTAATGCTGCGCGGACTCTAAGGGCCCTGACCTTCGACCTGGCGAAGAGCATTGCGCGTGGCGAGTCGCAGCCAAAGCTTTCCGGTATCGGGGTCGACCTGGCTGGCAAGATCAACGAAATCGTCGGCACCGGCGATTGTTCTCTACACCAGCGGTTGCGATCGACATTGCCGCCGGGGCTGGTTGACCTGTTGTCCATTGCCGGATTGGGCCCCAAGCGGGTCAAACACCTTTATCACGATCTGGGTGTCGAAAACGTGGCGCAATTGTGCGAGGCCGCCAGGCAGGGGAGGATTCGCCATGTACCCGGCTTCGGCGAGAAAATGGAGGCCCGGTTGTTGCTGGCCGCCCAGAAGGGGATCGGCAAGGACCGTCGTTCGCCGATAGCCTTTGTCGCCCCTGTGGCGCAGCGATTGACCGAGTACCTGCAACAGATTCCGGGCGTCGAGAAAGCAACGGTTGCCGGAAGCTTGCGCCGCATGCGCGATACCGTAGGCGATATCGATATCCTCGTCGCCGCGCAGCCTTCGGTGGAGGTCGTTGCAGGGTTCATCAGCCATCCCGAGATTTCCACCGTGCTGGTGCAAGGCCACGCGCGCGCCAGCGTGACTCTGGGTTCAGGCACGCAGGTGGATCTGCGTGTGGTCGAGCCTGCGGTGTATGGTGCCGCATTGGTGTATTTCACCGGCAGCAAGGCACACAACATCGCGCTTCGCCAGAAGGCCCGGCGGCAAGGGTTCAAGCTCAGCGAATATGGCGTATTCAAGGCCAGGAAATGTGTGGCCAGCGCCACTGAAGCTGCGGTTTATCACGCACTGGGCCTGCCGTGGATCACCCCGGAGTTGCGTGAGGATCGGGGCGAGATTGCAGCGGCACAAGCGAATCGATTACCCAGGTTGATCGAACCGGGCGACCTGAAAGGGGACTTGCATGCCCATACTCTCGCTTCGGATGGCGGCAACAGTCTGGAGCAGATGGCGCTTGCGGCACGGGCAGCGGGGCTGGAGTATCTGGCGATCACCGAACATTCACGCTCCCTCAGAGTTGCCCATGGCCTGGATGCAGACCGGTTGTTGAAGCAGATCGAGCAGATCGACGCACTCAACGCCAACCTGCAAGGCATAACCTTGCTCAAAGGGATCGAGGTGGACATTCTTGAAGAGGGAAGCCTGGATCTGCCGGATGATATTCTGGGACGCCTGGACCTGGTGGTGGGGGCCGTCCACAGTCATTTCGGCCTGACTCGGCGTCAACAAACCCAACGCCTTCTAAGGGCCATGGATCATCGCTACTTCACGATTCTGGCGCATCCGCTGTGTCGACTGATCAATGAGCGCGCCCCTCTGGATGTGGATCTGCCGGCAATCATCAAGGCAGCCTCTCAGCGCGGTTGTTGTCTGGAGCTCAATGCACAGCCGCAACGCATGGACCTGTTCGATCTGCAGTGCCAATACGCCAAGGAGGAGGGGGTGCTCATCAGCATCAACTCGGATGCCCATCGCACCGCCGACTTTACCCACTTGCGTTATGGGGTCGCTCAGGCTCGCCGCGCCTGGCTGAAAAAAAACGACGTGCTCAATACCCGTTCGCTGATCGAACTCAAACGGATTCTGCAGCTTATTCCAGCCACAGCTGACTGA
- a CDS encoding erythromycin esterase family protein: protein MNTSSQDMLDSLYGLPAHIDQAAITPLLRQYAEPLPELNSSAFGEMFDRYADARVVMIGEASHGTSDFYQARAAITRRLIEQHGFNIVAVEADWPDAGHVDRYVRGLAHSAWKRHIFSRFPTWMWRNIEVKEFAHWLHQFNHQHAPQRRVEFRGLDVYSLRNSIHEVLSYLDRVDPQLAHEARRRYGCLTPWQDDPALYGHFVERGGLMPCEQPVVEQLNTMLTEQLAGLIKDDEAFFDAAQNARVVLAAEQYYRAIYRGSTASWNLRDRHMFDTLRALLEHRGPQAKAVVWAHNSHIGNAAATEMGWKGQFNIGQLCRSAFGRDVVLIGMGTDRGQVAAADDWDGDLLIKDIRPSRPDSWEYQFLKVGVAASLTDWRDPQRKELRRALSKPLLERAIGVIYRPESERSSHYFEAVLAEQFDAMIWIEQTKPVTALPLPKSQELEPEDETFPFGV from the coding sequence ATGAACACCTCTTCCCAAGACATGCTCGATAGTCTGTACGGCTTGCCTGCGCACATCGACCAGGCAGCCATTACCCCTCTCTTGCGCCAATACGCCGAGCCCCTGCCGGAGCTGAATTCGTCTGCTTTCGGTGAAATGTTCGACCGCTACGCGGATGCGCGCGTGGTGATGATCGGTGAGGCCAGTCATGGCACCAGCGACTTCTATCAAGCCCGGGCAGCAATCACCCGGAGGCTGATCGAGCAGCACGGGTTCAACATCGTTGCCGTTGAAGCCGACTGGCCAGACGCGGGCCATGTCGACCGTTACGTGCGCGGATTGGCACACTCGGCCTGGAAGCGCCATATCTTCAGCCGATTCCCGACCTGGATGTGGCGCAACATCGAAGTGAAGGAGTTCGCCCATTGGCTGCACCAGTTCAACCACCAGCACGCCCCGCAGCGCCGCGTCGAGTTCCGCGGCCTGGACGTTTACAGTTTGCGCAACTCCATTCATGAAGTCCTGAGCTATCTGGACCGGGTCGACCCGCAGTTGGCCCATGAGGCTCGCCGGCGCTATGGCTGTTTGACGCCCTGGCAGGATGATCCGGCGCTGTACGGTCACTTCGTCGAGCGCGGCGGCCTGATGCCGTGTGAGCAGCCAGTGGTCGAACAGCTCAATACCATGCTGACCGAGCAACTGGCCGGGCTCATCAAGGACGACGAGGCGTTCTTCGATGCGGCGCAAAACGCCCGGGTAGTGCTGGCGGCGGAACAATACTACCGCGCGATTTATCGAGGCTCGACAGCCTCCTGGAACCTGCGCGACCGACATATGTTCGACACCTTGCGCGCGCTGCTTGAACACCGAGGCCCGCAAGCCAAAGCCGTGGTCTGGGCACACAATTCCCATATCGGCAATGCGGCGGCCACGGAAATGGGCTGGAAGGGTCAGTTCAATATCGGTCAACTGTGCCGCAGTGCCTTCGGGCGAGATGTCGTTCTGATCGGCATGGGCACCGACCGTGGCCAGGTCGCTGCGGCCGATGACTGGGATGGCGACCTGCTGATCAAGGATATCCGGCCGTCACGCCCAGACAGCTGGGAGTATCAGTTCCTTAAGGTCGGCGTCGCGGCGTCCTTGACCGACTGGCGTGATCCGCAACGAAAAGAACTGCGTCGAGCCCTTTCCAAACCCTTGCTGGAGCGAGCCATCGGCGTGATCTATCGCCCCGAGAGCGAGCGTAGCAGTCACTACTTCGAAGCGGTGCTGGCCGAACAGTTCGACGCCATGATCTGGATCGAGCAAACGAAACCGGTAACGGCGCTGCCACTGCCGAAAAGCCAGGAACTGGAACCGGAAGACGAAACCTTTCCGTTCGGTGTATGA
- a CDS encoding dienelactone hydrolase family protein codes for MFELQSRQLDLQGTELSADLRLPPGARALVVFAHGSGSGRSSPRNRYIAESLALRGLGSLLFDLLTETEQRLDNRTRELRFDIELLARRLIEVIDWIGRDLELQSLRIGLFGASTGAAAALLAAAARPDVVHAVVSRGGRTDLAGPVLSRVKAPTLQIVGAQDPVVFDLNCQSRRALRCEQRLEVVAGATHLFEEPGALEEVARLAGDWFETYLHGPPP; via the coding sequence ATGTTTGAACTTCAATCTCGCCAGCTGGACCTGCAGGGAACTGAATTATCAGCCGATTTGCGCCTGCCTCCGGGCGCCAGGGCGCTGGTGGTCTTCGCTCATGGCAGTGGCAGCGGCCGTTCAAGCCCGCGTAATCGGTACATTGCCGAGTCGCTGGCCCTGCGAGGGCTGGGGTCATTGCTGTTCGACCTGCTCACGGAGACCGAGCAACGCCTGGATAACCGGACCCGGGAGCTGCGTTTCGATATCGAATTGCTTGCCAGGCGACTGATTGAGGTGATCGACTGGATCGGTCGGGACCTGGAGTTGCAATCTCTGCGGATCGGCCTGTTCGGCGCAAGTACCGGTGCGGCCGCGGCGCTGCTGGCCGCGGCCGCACGGCCGGACGTGGTGCATGCCGTGGTTAGCCGGGGAGGGCGGACCGATCTGGCGGGGCCTGTGCTGTCTCGAGTGAAGGCACCGACCCTGCAGATCGTCGGCGCACAGGACCCGGTGGTGTTCGATCTGAATTGCCAGAGCCGTCGTGCCCTGCGGTGTGAGCAGCGCCTGGAAGTCGTGGCTGGCGCCACGCATCTGTTTGAAGAGCCCGGCGCCCTCGAGGAAGTCGCCAGGCTTGCTGGCGACTGGTTTGAGACGTATCTGCACGGCCCCCCTCCATAG
- a CDS encoding phosphoribosyltransferase, producing the protein MSRDLSLQTILRDRADAGRRLVEPLLEYAHRPDVIVLALPRGGVPVAYEVAKALDIRLDLMLVRKLGVPSREEFAMGAIASGGIQILNEDALRAYPVDQASFNAVVARETQELLRREQVYREGRPPLQLKDQVVILIDDGLATGASMLAAVRAVRAQAPARIVIAVPVAPLETVEALRSEVDELICPLTPEWMMSIGYWYLDFSQTSDTEVIDLLQRAWERESIPGPSAQEYRDV; encoded by the coding sequence ATGTCCAGAGATCTCTCATTGCAAACCATCTTGCGGGATCGGGCAGATGCCGGACGCCGCCTGGTGGAGCCGTTGCTCGAATATGCCCATCGACCCGATGTCATTGTCCTCGCCTTGCCCCGTGGCGGTGTTCCGGTTGCCTATGAGGTGGCCAAGGCCCTGGACATTCGCCTGGACCTGATGCTGGTCCGCAAGCTGGGCGTACCTTCCCGCGAGGAGTTCGCCATGGGTGCCATAGCCAGCGGCGGCATTCAAATCCTCAATGAAGACGCCCTGCGCGCCTATCCGGTCGATCAAGCCAGTTTCAATGCCGTGGTCGCACGGGAAACGCAGGAGTTGTTGCGTCGTGAACAGGTTTACCGGGAGGGCCGTCCACCGTTGCAACTCAAGGATCAGGTGGTGATTCTGATCGACGATGGCCTGGCCACAGGCGCCTCGATGCTGGCGGCGGTTCGCGCGGTGCGCGCGCAAGCACCGGCGCGTATCGTCATTGCGGTGCCGGTTGCGCCGCTTGAGACAGTGGAGGCGCTGCGTAGCGAAGTGGATGAGCTGATCTGTCCGCTCACCCCCGAATGGATGATGTCGATCGGCTATTGGTACCTGGATTTTTCCCAGACGTCGGATACCGAGGTCATCGATCTGTTGCAGCGAGCCTGGGAGCGGGAATCGATTCCCGGTCCCTCGGCCCAGGAGTATCGCGATGTTTGA
- a CDS encoding ribose-phosphate diphosphokinase — protein sequence MPSEPPLLFALQGSEHYATGVAQRLGCQLARHEERDYEDGEHKCRPLEPVNGREVVVFHSLYGDGRQSANDKLCRLLFFAAALKDAGARQVQAVTPYLCYGRKDRRSQPQDPTITRYLATLLEACGVDRLIALEVHNPAAFDNAFRIPAWNLQCAELFARHFARLVGDAEVVAVSPDSGGAKRAELFRQALEQQLGRSVGAALMEKHRDHATLTGTLLVGDVRGKTAIIFDDLISTGETLKHAGLACQKAGAVRLFAAATHGLFTAGSHLFDSALFELIAVSDSVPPFRLSAECATQYLHILDSTALIAAVLAESGAFDHV from the coding sequence ATGCCCTCCGAGCCCCCACTTCTTTTTGCCCTGCAAGGCAGTGAACACTATGCAACCGGCGTCGCGCAGCGGCTTGGCTGCCAACTGGCCCGTCATGAGGAGCGCGACTATGAGGACGGCGAGCATAAATGCCGACCGCTGGAACCGGTCAACGGTCGCGAGGTCGTGGTGTTCCATTCTTTGTATGGGGATGGTCGGCAGAGCGCAAACGACAAGCTGTGTCGCTTGCTGTTCTTTGCTGCAGCACTCAAGGACGCCGGCGCTCGTCAGGTACAGGCAGTGACGCCCTACCTCTGCTACGGGCGCAAGGATCGTCGCAGTCAGCCTCAGGACCCAACGATCACTCGCTATCTGGCGACCCTGCTCGAAGCCTGTGGCGTAGATCGCCTGATTGCCCTGGAGGTGCATAATCCGGCGGCCTTCGACAACGCCTTTCGCATTCCTGCGTGGAACCTGCAGTGCGCGGAGTTGTTCGCCCGGCATTTCGCCAGGCTCGTCGGCGACGCCGAAGTGGTTGCGGTGTCCCCGGACTCCGGCGGCGCCAAGCGAGCCGAGCTGTTTCGTCAGGCTCTGGAGCAACAACTGGGACGTTCGGTAGGCGCTGCCCTGATGGAAAAGCACCGTGACCATGCCACGCTTACCGGGACTCTCCTGGTCGGCGATGTGCGGGGTAAGACAGCCATTATTTTCGACGACCTGATCAGCACGGGCGAAACGCTCAAGCATGCAGGTCTAGCCTGCCAAAAGGCTGGAGCCGTTCGGCTGTTCGCCGCCGCCACCCATGGTTTGTTTACCGCTGGCAGCCATCTGTTCGACAGCGCGCTTTTTGAGCTGATTGCGGTCTCTGACAGCGTGCCTCCATTTCGCCTGTCCGCCGAATGTGCGACCCAATACTTGCACATACTCGACAGCACAGCCCTGATTGCCGCCGTGCTCGCTGAAAGTGGTGCGTTTGATCACGTTTAA
- a CDS encoding acyl carrier protein — MNRQMIRNEVLSALKSIAPEFEAGQLLPDRPLREEVDLDSMDWLRFIEALNRSLGVAIAETDYQHVDTLDKLIDYLGHKIKPCADEPSTGD; from the coding sequence ATGAATCGGCAAATGATCCGTAATGAGGTACTGAGCGCCTTGAAAAGCATTGCCCCGGAATTTGAGGCCGGGCAATTACTCCCTGATCGGCCACTGCGCGAAGAGGTTGATCTGGACTCCATGGACTGGCTTCGTTTCATTGAGGCTTTGAATCGGAGCCTGGGTGTGGCGATTGCTGAAACCGATTACCAGCACGTGGATACCCTGGACAAGCTCATCGACTATCTTGGGCACAAGATCAAACCCTGCGCAGACGAGCCTTCGACCGGCGACTGA